A stretch of DNA from Luteolibacter sp. Y139:
GAAACTGCCGATGAGATAGCACGCCAGCGGCATCGCGGTATGGGCCGCCAGATCCTTGACCTGGTCGGCAGGGGAAAGGGTGGCGAAGTCATCCCCGGTGAACCCGCGGATCGGCAGCCAGCCGAGTCGCGCACCGACGATCACCACCAGCAGCGCACCGAGCGCATAGCCAGGCACCGCATAGCCAGCGAAAATGGCGACCGAACTCGCATTGTCTACCCAAGTGCGGTGCTTGATCGCCTTCAGGATCCCGAGCGGCAGGCACACCGAGTAGATGATGAGCACATCCATCAGGGCGAAATAGAGCGAGACCGGCAGGCGATCTAGGATCATCAGACCCACCGGCTCCTGGTACTTTTCCGAACTGCCGAGACTCCCTTGGAGCAGGCCGTCGAAGCCGGGGCGATACAGGATGGCGCGGTATTCCGGCAGCTTGCTCAGGGACACCCCACCCATCCACTTGTCCCAGGATTGCTTCTGCTCCTCCGGGCTGCGCAGGCGGACTCTCCAGCGGGCGAGTTCGGTGGTCTCGCGGTCCATTTCGGCCGAAGACTTCGGCGCCCCATCCGCTCCGGCAGCTTCTGGCGACTGAATCGCGGCCTCGTCGCCATTGCGGACGATTTTCGCCACGAAGGTAGTCCCCGGCACCTCGATCTCCACGCTGTTGGAATCCTTCGGGAATTCCTTGCCGATCTTTTCCTTGTCCCGGGGCACGACGCCTAACCATTCGCCATAGGCGCGCATGGAACTCCGGTCCCGGTTCTTCTTCTCCTCCACCTCCAGCACCTGGCTCGGTGAAAGGGAGGTCTGCCCTTGCGCGCGGGTCCGCTTGCCGCCTTCCCCACCGAGCAGGCCGGCTAAGGCCCGCTCCACCGGCCCGCCCGGCGCCATCCGGTTGATCGCGAAGACTAGCGCCGTGATCCCCAGCAACGTCAGCGGGATCAGAAGCAGTCGGCGCAGGAAATAGGCTTTCAAATGGCGGGACGAAACTAACGGTTTCTGTAGTTCTAGCGATCCCCCCCTCCCTTGCAAGTCCCCGACAGCACAAAGGGCCGCTTTGACAGAAACGCCCGCAAAATCCGCAAAACAGGACAAAGACGGTCGCCCCCTGCAAATTTTCCCTGCAATCCCGGCCCGGGACACGCTAGACCCACCGGCGACTCATGACACGACGCGCCCTCTCCTTGCTTCTCCCACTCCTCTGCCTCGCCCCCTGTGGCGCAGAGACCCCGGTCGAGAAAGCAAACCGGGAAAAGATCCTCCTGATTGGCAACGCCTCCGATCCCAAGTCCCTCGATCCCCATCTCGTAACCGGGGTTATCGAACACAATATCATCCGATCCCTGCTTGAGGGACTGGTCTCGGATGATGCCTATTCCGACACCGCCTACCCGCCGGGTGCCGCGACCTCGTGGGAGCACAATGAGAACTATACCGAGTGGACCTTCCACCTACGGCCCGACGGCAAGTGGTCGGACGGAGCCCCGCTGACCTCCGCCGATTTCATTTTCGGCTACAACCGCCTGCTACACCCGGACACGTTGGGCCCGTATGCGGAGATGCTCTTCTTCCTCAAGAACGCGGAAAAATTCAACCGCGGCGAGATCACCGATTTCAGCCAGGTGGGCGTCTCCGCCCCTGATGATTACACGCTGAAGCTCACCATGCGGGAGCCGGTGCCCTTTCTGTTAGGCATGACCCGCCACTACACGTGGTTCCCGGTTCCCCGCCACGTCATCCTCAGGTTTGGCAAGATGACCGACCGCTTCACCCCATGGTGCGAGCCCGGCAATTTCGTCGGCAACGGCGCCTTCGTTCTCAAGGAATGGAAACTGAACGACCACGTGGATGTGGCGAAGAATCCGCTCTACTGGGACGCCGCGAATGTGAAGCTCAATGGCCTGCGCTTCATCCCCGCGGAGAACTACTACACGGAAACCCGCGGCTTCCTCGCCGGGCAGCTCCACACCACCTATCAGCTCCCACCGCCGTTGGTGGACAAGATCAAGGAAGAGTGCCCGCAATACCTCCACCAGGAGCCCTACCTCGCCACCGACTTCATCCGCGTGAATGTCACCCGGCCGAAACTCGACAATCCGAAGGTGCGCATGGCCATGTCCCTGGCCATCGACCGGAAGCTCCTCTGTGATAACGTCCTGCAGGGCAACATTCCCTGCGGCACGATTTGCCCGAACCTGGGCGACTACAAGCCGGACCAGATCGTCAGCTTCGATCCCGAGCGCGCGAAGGCCCTGCTGGCAGAGGCCGGCTACAAGGACGGAGTAGGCCTACCGCGCTTCAAGCTGCTGATGAGCAGCACAGGCAGCCGCGGCACCGTCGAAGCCATCCAGGCGATGTGGCGCGACACCCTCGGCATCAACATCGATCTCCAGCCGAAGGACTGGGGCGCTTACGTCTCCGCCCAACAGAAGCTCGACTACGACATCGCGCTCGCCGCTTGGACCGGGGACTACCTCGACCCCTCGACCTTCCTGCTGATGTGGACCAAGGACAACGGCAACAACAACACAGGCTGGTCCAATCCCGAATACGAAAGGATGCTCTCCGAAGCCGCCCAGCAGGCGGATCCCGCACAGCGTCTCGCCATCTTCAAGAAGGCGGAACGCATGTTCATCGAGGACCAGGCGATCCTGCCGATCTCATACCGCGGCCGCAATTACCTGCACCGCCCGGAGGTCAAGGGCTGGAGCCCGCTGCTGCTCGACAACCACCCCTGGCACACCATTTCCCTCGAACCCTGATCCGCCCAGGCCATCATGTTCAAAGCCCTTTTCAGCCGACTGATCCAGAGCCTTCTGGTGCTACTCGTGCTCTTCACGGTCACCTTCTTCCTGGTCAAGGCGATGCCCGGCAATCCCCTCAACCGGGAAAAGGCCATGCCGGAACACATCCGGGTCAAGCTCGAGCACTACTACGGCTTGGACAAGCCGGTGTTGGCCCAATACGGCATCCAGCTCGGCCGCTACCTGCAGGGAGATCC
This window harbors:
- a CDS encoding ABC transporter permease, which gives rise to MKAYFLRRLLLIPLTLLGITALVFAINRMAPGGPVERALAGLLGGEGGKRTRAQGQTSLSPSQVLEVEEKKNRDRSSMRAYGEWLGVVPRDKEKIGKEFPKDSNSVEIEVPGTTFVAKIVRNGDEAAIQSPEAAGADGAPKSSAEMDRETTELARWRVRLRSPEEQKQSWDKWMGGVSLSKLPEYRAILYRPGFDGLLQGSLGSSEKYQEPVGLMILDRLPVSLYFALMDVLIIYSVCLPLGILKAIKHRTWVDNASSVAIFAGYAVPGYALGALLVVIVGARLGWLPIRGFTGDDFATLSPADQVKDLAAHTAMPLACYLIGSFAFMTMLMKNNLMDNLSADYVRTATAKGVSYPRAVFHHAFRNSIIPIATTFGENLALVVAGSVLVERVFDIDGFGMLQFTAVIDRDEPVMLGVLFFAAALTAIGKIFSDLLVAFFDPRVSYK
- a CDS encoding peptide ABC transporter substrate-binding protein; its protein translation is MTRRALSLLLPLLCLAPCGAETPVEKANREKILLIGNASDPKSLDPHLVTGVIEHNIIRSLLEGLVSDDAYSDTAYPPGAATSWEHNENYTEWTFHLRPDGKWSDGAPLTSADFIFGYNRLLHPDTLGPYAEMLFFLKNAEKFNRGEITDFSQVGVSAPDDYTLKLTMREPVPFLLGMTRHYTWFPVPRHVILRFGKMTDRFTPWCEPGNFVGNGAFVLKEWKLNDHVDVAKNPLYWDAANVKLNGLRFIPAENYYTETRGFLAGQLHTTYQLPPPLVDKIKEECPQYLHQEPYLATDFIRVNVTRPKLDNPKVRMAMSLAIDRKLLCDNVLQGNIPCGTICPNLGDYKPDQIVSFDPERAKALLAEAGYKDGVGLPRFKLLMSSTGSRGTVEAIQAMWRDTLGINIDLQPKDWGAYVSAQQKLDYDIALAAWTGDYLDPSTFLLMWTKDNGNNNTGWSNPEYERMLSEAAQQADPAQRLAIFKKAERMFIEDQAILPISYRGRNYLHRPEVKGWSPLLLDNHPWHTISLEP